The Sphingobium sp. JS3065 genome includes a region encoding these proteins:
- a CDS encoding TonB-dependent receptor → MGNRTFARVSSLAIVAGLIGVSPRAMAQESAQATDDIIVTAQKREERLLDVPTAIAALSGDQLQSRQILMETDLVKLVPGLQVNSNFGQTNLNYTLRGIGPAGQFASSNAAPIGIYSDEIPQAFTAASGVQFFDLERVEVLKGPQGTLYGRNTTGGLVNFISRAPQLDGELNGRMSALYGNRHKYALEAATDLTIASDKLGARVAVSASGTDGYMRNAVTKETYGDYTSIQGRVILVGNVTDDLDFQLKLFGNRVRGEASPGYFMGTLPGGSDLFGFTRANFARNETIIDRNPTEQNTSAYGTSLRVNWDAGPFDIVSVTGVQKSAYYLDGDCDGGASSLCLAIFDTKARQFTQDLRLAYANDGVNLIAGAFYAQDTIRQSQILSFLGQLGPLGLKLHNYFTQKRESFAVYADGAFDVTPELTVTAGVRYTWDTVRLTDTYAVALDAYPNGNPVANLIPFSLVFDPNLRYPDQKRSPSALTGRLVVDYKISDGVMIYGSYSRGYRQGAFNGQAVTEASLTYVDPEKVHAFELGLKGQFFDRALTATADLFYLDITNQHVTSQINVNGTIAPSIAGLNGYSRGLEFDLSWKVTDRLTLRGGGSVLKTRYDDGQTVVGVSADGNRFPYAPKFATQVGADWKVWTNDKASVTFSTDWNYTGGYFYNPENGKASNNRFLNRGSPSYWLGNARVTVGFGSIQLSAWVENLTDQFYIPIIQDASGLTFNYGALGMPRSYGVTLKTSF, encoded by the coding sequence ATGGGGAATCGTACATTCGCTCGAGTTTCGAGCTTGGCTATCGTGGCTGGTCTGATCGGGGTATCGCCACGCGCCATGGCGCAAGAGTCCGCACAGGCCACGGACGATATTATCGTTACTGCGCAGAAGAGGGAAGAGCGCCTTCTCGACGTGCCGACGGCCATCGCGGCCCTGTCTGGCGATCAGCTTCAGTCGCGCCAGATTCTTATGGAAACAGATCTGGTGAAGCTTGTGCCGGGATTGCAGGTCAACAGCAATTTCGGGCAGACAAACCTGAACTACACGCTCCGCGGTATTGGCCCGGCCGGTCAGTTTGCTTCCAGCAACGCTGCGCCGATCGGTATCTACAGCGACGAAATTCCCCAGGCGTTCACGGCAGCGTCTGGCGTACAGTTCTTTGATCTTGAGCGCGTGGAAGTGCTGAAAGGCCCGCAGGGTACGCTTTATGGGCGAAACACCACCGGCGGACTGGTCAACTTCATCAGCCGTGCCCCCCAGTTGGACGGTGAATTGAACGGGCGGATGAGCGCCCTTTACGGCAACAGGCACAAATACGCCCTCGAAGCGGCGACCGATTTGACAATCGCGAGCGACAAACTTGGCGCCCGCGTGGCCGTTTCCGCGAGTGGCACCGATGGCTACATGCGCAATGCCGTGACGAAGGAAACATACGGCGATTACACCAGCATCCAGGGTCGCGTAATCCTGGTGGGCAATGTAACGGACGATCTCGACTTTCAGCTCAAATTATTCGGGAACCGGGTACGGGGCGAAGCGAGCCCCGGCTACTTCATGGGCACTTTGCCGGGCGGCAGCGATCTCTTCGGCTTCACTAGGGCAAATTTCGCCCGCAACGAGACGATCATCGATCGCAATCCAACGGAGCAGAACACGTCAGCCTACGGCACGTCGCTGCGGGTTAACTGGGATGCCGGACCGTTCGATATCGTTTCGGTGACCGGCGTTCAGAAATCGGCCTACTATCTCGATGGCGATTGCGACGGCGGCGCAAGCTCGCTCTGCCTTGCCATATTTGACACCAAGGCCAGGCAGTTCACTCAGGACCTGCGCCTTGCCTACGCCAATGATGGCGTAAATCTCATCGCCGGTGCCTTCTATGCTCAAGACACCATCCGTCAGAGCCAGATCTTGAGTTTCTTGGGGCAGCTTGGTCCCTTGGGCCTGAAACTGCATAACTACTTCACACAAAAGCGCGAATCCTTTGCGGTCTATGCGGATGGCGCGTTCGACGTCACGCCTGAACTGACTGTCACGGCAGGCGTGCGCTACACGTGGGACACGGTCCGCCTGACCGACACCTACGCGGTCGCGCTGGATGCCTATCCGAATGGCAACCCGGTGGCGAACCTGATCCCCTTCAGCCTCGTTTTCGACCCCAATCTTCGTTACCCTGACCAGAAGCGATCGCCATCGGCGCTGACGGGCCGCCTCGTGGTCGATTACAAGATCAGCGACGGCGTCATGATCTACGGCAGCTATTCGCGCGGCTATCGCCAGGGCGCCTTCAATGGACAGGCGGTAACGGAGGCGTCGCTCACTTATGTCGACCCGGAGAAGGTTCACGCCTTTGAGCTTGGTCTTAAGGGGCAATTCTTCGACCGGGCGCTTACGGCCACTGCAGACCTATTTTATCTGGACATCACCAATCAGCACGTAACCAGCCAGATCAACGTGAATGGCACCATCGCCCCCTCGATCGCGGGCCTGAATGGATATTCGCGCGGGTTGGAGTTTGACCTGTCCTGGAAGGTGACGGACCGGCTGACACTTCGCGGCGGCGGGAGCGTCTTGAAGACGCGTTATGACGATGGCCAGACCGTCGTAGGCGTTTCGGCCGACGGGAACCGGTTCCCTTATGCTCCGAAGTTCGCGACACAGGTCGGCGCCGACTGGAAGGTCTGGACGAACGACAAAGCCAGCGTGACTTTTTCAACCGACTGGAATTACACCGGCGGGTACTTCTACAATCCCGAAAACGGCAAGGCCTCGAACAACAGGTTCCTGAATCGGGGGTCGCCATCGTACTGGCTTGGCAATGCTCGGGTCACGGTGGGATTCGGATCGATCCAACTGTCGGCATGGGTAGAGAATCTGACCGACCAATTCTACATTCCGATCATTCAGGACGCTTCGGGTTTGACGTTCAATTACGGTGCCCTTGGCATGCCAAGGTCCTATGGCGTAACGCTGAAGACCTCGTTCTAG
- a CDS encoding alpha/beta fold hydrolase encodes MATFIFIHGGFHGGWCWHKVTARLEAQGHRAIAPDMPGHGIDPTPRHTVTMDLIVSRLCELIDSIEGQVVLVGHSLGGAVISNIAERRPEKIERLYYVTAFLLPNGDSTHGTLQRRKKGGPESGLSDDGAQLLPSLDSVRELFYHLCSEDDVALAKMLLVPENAVVALGPVSVTPERWGSIPRYFVECTADRAIPPELQRKMHVEMGCARYWEIPAEHSPFFSQPDALVEILLTR; translated from the coding sequence ATGGCGACATTCATTTTCATTCACGGTGGATTCCACGGGGGGTGGTGCTGGCACAAAGTCACTGCACGACTTGAAGCACAAGGCCACCGCGCTATCGCGCCCGACATGCCGGGACACGGAATCGATCCTACCCCCAGGCATACCGTGACGATGGACCTGATCGTCAGCAGACTGTGCGAGCTTATCGACAGCATCGAGGGACAGGTGGTGCTTGTCGGTCATTCCCTGGGCGGAGCCGTCATTTCCAACATTGCGGAAAGACGGCCTGAAAAAATCGAGCGGCTCTACTACGTCACTGCCTTCCTGTTGCCCAACGGCGACAGCACGCACGGCACACTTCAACGGCGCAAAAAAGGTGGTCCGGAGTCAGGCCTGTCAGATGACGGGGCGCAGTTGCTGCCATCACTCGATAGCGTTCGAGAATTGTTCTATCACCTATGCAGCGAGGACGACGTGGCCTTGGCGAAGATGCTGCTGGTTCCCGAAAATGCCGTCGTCGCCCTGGGCCCTGTAAGTGTCACGCCTGAACGTTGGGGAAGCATTCCGCGGTACTTCGTCGAATGTACGGCCGACCGGGCGATTCCACCGGAATTGCAGCGCAAGATGCACGTGGAAATGGGCTGCGCTCGGTACTGGGAAATACCCGCCGAGCACTCGCCATTCTTTTCACAGCCTGATGCTCTCGTCGAAATTCTACTGACACGCTGA